Genomic segment of Methanothermobacter sp.:
AGAGGAGTGTCACGTACCCCTGGTGGGGGATCACATTGTGATCCACGAGGGCCCTTATTATGCTGACTATGTTTCCTGGTTCATCCTGGTGGGTGGGGTTGTCCAGGATAAAGACCCTGTTTTTTGAGTTCCTCACCGGCCTTATGGTCTTGGGGTAGTCCCTGTAATCCTCCATGAACCTCTGGGTGATGTCCACTATGCTGGGGACCGAGCGGAAGTTCCTCTCAAGCATCACAACCTCTGCATCGTACTTGTCCTCGAAGCCCAGGAAGTTCTCTGGTGTGGACCCCCTGAACCCGTATATGCTCTGGTCCTCATCCCCAACTGCGAATATGTTTTTCTCTTCACCTGCAAGGAGCTCCAGGAACCTCTCCTGTATGGGGTTGGTGTCCTGGTACTCGTCAACCATGAGGAACCTGTACCTTGATCTGAGGTCCTGGAGGACCCCCCCATCATTTTCAAGAAGTTTCACCACCTGCCACTGCATCCCTGAGAAGTCCAGGACCCTCTTTTCCTCCATGAGTTTGAGGTACTTACCATATGCCTCTGCAGCGACGACATCTGTCTTTTTTGAACCATTGGTGCGGTGGTATTCCAGCAGGGCCTCCGGTTCAATCATGTTCTCCTGGCATTCGCTGAAGAAGGCCTGGAGTTTGGGGAAGCGTTCCCTGGGGGTGTGCTCCAATCCGAGTTCTTCCCTGTGGTCGTAGATGAACATGAGCTGTTTCTCCTCATCCAGGACATGGAAGTGGGAACCCATGGGGTGGTGGTCCGGGTACATGCGGAGTATGCGGTTGCAGAATGAGTGTATGGTGGATATCTGCATCTCCTCTGCCCGTGATCCCACACGGCCCAGTATCCTCTCCTTCAGCTCATCGGCAGCCTTCTTTGTGAAGGTTATCACCACGAGGCTTCCTGGGTCAACCCCCCTTTTCTCCATGAGGTTGGCCACCCTCTCAACTATGATCCTTGTCTTCCCGGCCCCTGGCCCTGCAACAACCAGCATTGGGCCTGTGAAGTGTTCCACGGCCCTGCGCTGTTCATCTGTGAGCTGAATCTCCCCTCCCATTCACTGCACCACCTCAATGTTATTTCTATGGTATCCCTTTACTTTTATAGTTTTTCTGTTGAATAAGGCCGTATTACAAATTTAATTTAATTTAATTAAAGAAAATTTTAAATATTTAATTTTTCAAGTAAATCTGATAAAAATTAAAAGGAGGTGAAAAATGACTGGAAGAGAATACATTACACTGATGCTATTCCTTGTGATCTTAGCACTGACAGCGCCTGTATCGGCAGCCAACAGTACAGACGGTGGAAACCAGAGCGATATACACTTTCTCGTGATAACATGGCCCACAGAGGCAGGGCAGCTAGTCCAGCCCATGCACGAGATAAGCAGCAGATACCCTGAGGTGAAATTCAAAGCCAGGAGCACAACACAGGTTTCCGAGAACGTGAGTGAGATCCCTGAACTCGTGGAATGGGCCCACGTAATTTACCTCAGTAACATACAGCCAGGGATAGTCACAGATACCCTTGTAAACCTGAAATCCCAGGGAAAACTCGATGGTAAGGTGATAGCGTCCTATCCAAGCCCCTACTTCTCAATTCCAGTGGTTAGGCTCTCAAACTTCGCCGGTGTGAGGTTTGTGAATGCCAATGGAACAGCACTGACTGACATGGAGATACAGCAGATATTCTCAAGCATATCATACCCCCCGATGGGGAAGACATCCATGCAGATGGTTGACATGCTCAAGGCCCAGTACCCTGCAATGGCAGATTACCTTGAAGTCAAAAAGTATTATGTTCCAGATACCGCTTCACCTGAAAACAGGGCACGGATGCTTGAATACATACTTGCAAAGAGTTTCCCTGGCAGATTCAACTGCACGGCACCAACCACGGTGCCACAGTTTGGCCTATACCGTAACGGAAGACTCTACAGTAACTTCACAGAATACGCGTCCCTCTACCTGAGACCCGGAAGGAGAACAGTGGGAATAACCGCCTGGAGCGCGCTCACCTTTGAAAGGGGTGACCTCCGACATATAGATGCAATGATAGAGGCCCTTGAGGTCCAGGGACTCAATGTGCTTCCGCTTATCTCCCAGTCAAACATGGGTAACGGTATGTACGAATTTGCAGGTATAAGGAGCTACTTCATTGACCAGGCAACCAACATGTCAAGGGTCGATGCCATCATCAGCCTGACATGGCTGGTTGGTGGTGAGACCAGCAAGGCAATGGTTAACAGCCTCATAAACACCCACGGGATACTCCTAGTACCGGCGTTCATATATGGCTCAGATGTGAACACCTGGGAAATAGAAACATCGGGTCTGGGTATAAACACAAATGTGATCGCCCTCAAGGAGACCCAGGGACAGATAATGCCCGTGGTGATGGGTGCAACATGCCGTGTAACCGACACCCTCACGGGAATTGCCGTTGACCTCACAGAGCCCATTACAGAAAGGGTGGAGCGACTTGCATCCAGGATAGCGGCATGGAGCCGCCTCAGGGTACTTGCAAACAGTGATAAGAGGGTTGCGCTCATCTACTACAACTACCCACCCGGAAAACAGGGAATCGCAGGTGCGGATTCACTAAACGGCCCTGAATCAATAATGGAGATCCTCCGGATCCTGAATGCCAGCGGATACAGGGTTGATGTGCCTGCAGGTACCGGGGCACTCCTTGACCTCATGCTCAGCGGCGGGATAAACGTGGGTACATGGGCCCCCGGCGAACTTGAGAAACTTGCAGAGCATGCAGTGCTCTACCCTGTGAATGAATTCATGGACTGGTACCGGAATCTCCCTGAGGTTACAAGGCTTCAGATGGAGCAGGGACCCATGGGCTATATGGAGGCCATCTGCAGGAAGGTCTACAATCTCAATCCAGCGCGGGTAACCGCGGATTTAAGGGCGACATCAGCAAGGATCCTCAGCGAATGGTACAGGGAACTCAGGTCCACCCTGGAGTCCATGAACATAACACAGAAGCAGAACGCACTGAGATACCTTGATGAGGCCCACGCGGCACTTCAGAGTATACTGAACCATGAAAACCGCTGGGCTGACTTCCAGAGGGCGAAGACATCATTCCTGAATCTCAGGATACCCGGACTGTGTGGATGGGGCGCCCCTCCAGGCAATGTGATGACTGTTACACGAAACGGCACCAGGTACTTCGTGCTCCCTGTTATAAAACTCGGGAACATCTACCTGGCTGCCCAGCCACAGAGGGGCTATGAAAACGCTGATTTCCTCTATCACAGCACTGTTATACCGCCACACTATCAGTACCTTGCATTCTACTCCTACCTTCAGGGGCGTGCTGATGCAGCGGTCTACCTGGGAAGGCATGGAACCTATGAGTGGCTGCCAGGGAAGGACGCCGGACTTTCAGGGGCCGATTTCCCTGAAATCTGCACAGGGAACATACCATCAATCTACCTCTACACCATGGATGGTGTGGGTGAGGCCCTCCATGCCAAGAGGCGCGGCCTTGCAGTTATCATAAGCCACCTGGTACAGCCCCTTGCAGCGACAGTCCTTGATGATGACATGATGGCACTCAAGACACTGACAGAGAGGTACATGCAGGAGAGGAACAGCGCACTTATCCCGCAGATGGTGGAACTTGCATCCCGCCTGCATCTGGAATCCGTGGTGAACTTCAGCGAATCACCCGAGAAACTTGCAGAGGGTATACACGACTACATCATCCATCTGCAGTCCTCCATCACACCACTGGGGCTCCATGTATTTGGACGTGACTGGACACCTGAGATGGTGAGGGCACTTGTACTCTCAATGGCATCAAGGATCACAGCGGTGCCTGCTGGAGGCAACAGGTTTATAACACCGGAGGAAGCCCTCAGAAACATAACAGGCGCGGTGGATCTTATCATTGAAACCGTGCGGAGTGGTGGTAATGTCACAGAGGCCCTCAGGGAAAGGTGTGGCAGGGTCCTATCGGCATTTGAGGAGGCCGCCGCGGTGAAGGTGGCATCATTCGCCGCCAGTATCATTGAAAGCCCTGCCAGGGAGCGTTCAATGCTTCTCAGGGCACTCAATGGACTCTACATTCCCCCATCCCTGGGTAACGACCCCATAAGGACCCCTGAGGCCCTTCCGACGGGTGGTAACCTCTATGGCCTTGACCCCCAGAAGCTGCCCTACTGGGACGCCTACCTTAAGGCATTGGACCTTGTGAGGGATGCGCTCGCAGCCTACAACGGGACCCCTGAGGAACTGGGTGTGGTGCTCTGGGCAACCGAGACCCAGAGGGATAACGGTGCCACCATTGCCTTCATAATGAGGCTTCTTGGTGTTGAACCGGTCTATGCACAGCAGGCCCAGAGGAGCGGCAACGTCCTGGGTGTGAGGGCAGTTCCACTATCAGAGCTTGGCAGGCCCAGAATCGACGTCCTCATTACCATATCAGGTATACTCAGGGAGACCTTCCCCCAGTGCGCGGTTCTCATTGACAGGTCCGTGAGGGTGGCGCTTGCAGCGTCATACACAACACTTGCAGGGGAGATTTCAAGGAAACCTGAACCAATGAGGTCCCGACTCAGGGAGGCCCTGGATGCTGCTCTTGAAACAGTGAGGGTTGCAGGTCTCTTTGTGCCAGGGGACGATCCCCTTGAGATGAACTTCATAGCACTGCACTGGCTCAGCGACACAGAGGCTCTTCTTTCGAAGAACTTTGGAGCTTCCGAGGCGGGTAGGATGGCTGTGAGCAGGATATTCGGTCCTCCACCTGGCGAGTGGGGGTCATCAGGTGTTAGAACAGGTGCACAGCTCTCAGATACCTGGAGTGACAGACTGGAACTCGGCGACGCCTTCATCTCAGACATGAAGTACTCCTACCGGGAGGACGACTGGGGATCCATCAACACAGAGATCTTCACAAGGAGGCTGAGGGACATCGACGGGGTTTACCATTCACGTTCAGATACAAAACACGGAGTCCTGGACCTGGACCATAACTACGAGTTCCTTGGCGGTTTCAGCCTTGCTGTTGAGAGGGTGAAAGGAAGGAGACCTGAACTCTTCATACTGAACCAGGTGAACCCGGCAAAACCAGGCATCGACACGCTCTCAGAGTTCATCCTCAGGGACCTGCACAGCAAGTTCTTCAACAGGGAATGGATCAGTGCCATGATGCGGGAGGGCTATGCCGGCGCCAGTTACATATCAGGTAACTTCTTTGAGAACCTCTGGGGCTGGAAGGTGACAGTACCAGACGCTGTGACTGATTCCATGTGGAACGAAGCAGTGAATATCTATATAAGGGACAGATATGGTCTCGGAGTCAGGGAATGGCTTTCAACAGGGAAGAATGCATATGCACTCATCAGTATAACAGGCACACTCCTAAACGCCGCCCGGAGGGGCTACTGGAATGCCGACAGGGAGACCCTGAGGATGCTGGCAGATATCTACGTGAGGACAACCAGTGAGTACGGTGTTGCATGCTGTCATCACACATGCGGTAACATCCAGCTCAACAGCTGGATACTGAAGCTCTCCTCACTGAATTCCGCTGAACTCAGGACCTTCCTTGAGAAATTCAGGTACGCCACAGGGGCTGCCATTCAGGTGGAAGGAGATCCCGCGCCTGATGTTACACCGGGCAGGCCCGGGGGATCAGAGAACCCATCCACACCTGGGGGATCAGAGGGACATATCAGCCCTGGTAGGAGCGTATCTGCGGTTTCAGAGGAGGCTTCAGCAAAATCTCAGAATACGCCTTCAGAGACCGGTAAAGAATCTGGTAAGGCATACGAGGTCGCAGCATCAAGTAACAGCAACTCCGGATCCACTGAAACTCCACTCTACGCCATACTGGGTATAGTTTCAATTGTCGCACTCCTTGGAGCCGGTTACCTTAAGGGTACCGGGAGGTAGCTGCGACATCCCCATTTTATTTTTTTAGAATCCCGGGAGAATTCTGTTATACATTTTAATCATAGGATTAATAAATGAACTATTTTCATCAACTTCACCACAACCTTTATATTCAATAAAATACATATACACTGCTACATATATGATTGTTTTATTCAGGATATTTGTGTATAGGGAGGCTCAGTGACCTCCCTCTCTCTTCTAGAGGTGGTATGTTGGACATATTTGAAGGCATGAAATATAATGAGGCTGCAGAGAGAATCCTGAAATCAGGATACACCGGCCTTGAGGGCTGGGAGGAGTTCCTGAAATACCATCCTTCCCTCCTGAACACCCCACTGGGGCGTAAAACCGCCGAGGATATCCGGATAAAATACTTCACCGAGTGGACGTCCCACATACGTTTAAGGGACATTATCCTCTTTGAGGCCTTCCAGGAGACCCGTGAAGACCCTGGGGAACACGATACAGAGGAGCTGAAGATGGAAATGAAATCCCGCTACCCCCACTTCTTTGACCTCACAGATAAACCATTTGAGATTAGGAAGGTTGTGGAGGCCACGCTGAACGACCTTGACGACCCCCAGAGCGGCTGGATGAAGACCTCCCTGAAGAAACTGCTGGAGTCAAGCCTGGGGGTTACAGGCAACCTGAGGTCAAGTCCATCGGCGGTATCCCACGGTATTCTGTCCATCATATCAGGGTACCTTGAGGGGGCAGAGGATAAGAGGGGATTCATCCTGGGACTCTTCAACTGGGAGTACGACATCTTCACCCCCACAGTGATAATGGATGATGAGAGGGACGTGGATGCCCTTGAATACCAGGAGACCCTGAGCTCATTCATATCAAACGCAAGGAAATGCCTCAAACTTTCAAGATCACTTGTGAAAATCCTTGATACCGCCTCACCACAGTTTCAGGTGCTTGCAGAGCTCTTCAGGGTTTCCATGTCCCTAACACCTGAGTCGACACTGGCATGGCTCCAGAGGGTCTGTGAGACCTACGATGTACCTGTTGAGGACCTGAGGGCCGCCCTCATGGACAACAGCTGATATATCCCCATAATACCTCTAATTTTTTATTAAATGCTTACAGGCTCTCAGAGAAGGAAACCAGGATCACAGCGTGCCCCTGTAAACACTTCAAATCTTTCAGAATATCGCATTTTAAATGCAATTCTTTCATTAAACAGATATTTCACCCATATTTGAATAAAATATTTTCAATTATTCAGTAAAAATATTTATATTCAATAATTTACATATACATAACTAGAGCCAGAGTGAATTATCTGGCTGTTAACATTGAGAGGTGATGTTTTGAATGAGATAGTCAAGAGCTGTCTTGATAGCCTGGAGTTCCTCAAACCCCAGGTTTCAGGTCAGATGGAGGTCATCCCGGTGAGGGCGCCTGAGGGGAGCCAGAACTACCTTACACTGAGAGATGCCATGAGCAAGGACCTCATAAGTATAGGTGAGGTGGACGAATATGGCTCAGTACCCACGGTACTTGCAGTTAACCGGGCTGATGAACCCGTACTCATAATTGACGGGGAGGAACTGGAGGGTGCCAAGCAGAACCGTGTGGCCAACGTCACAGTTCTGTTGCCTGAGAAGTCAGAAACCATGATACCTGTAAGCTGCGTGGAGCAGGGCAGATGGTCCTACACCTCAAAGGAGTTCAGGGACCCTGAAAGGGTGGCTGCACTCAACGTAAGGGTTACCAAGACAAGGACCGTGACAGAGAACCTTGAGAACATTGGTAGAAGCGCTGAAATAGATGATGCCCCTGAGGATGAGCATGTCATACGTGACACCTTTGAGGATATCAGGGAGATCAATATCAGGAACCAGGAAGAGTTACTGCAGGCGTACTGCTCACGCCAGAGCAGCGTATGGGATGAGGTTAACAGGCTCCACAGGAGGGCCGGCTCAACCTCAAAAACAGGTGCAATGGCAGATGCCTACAGAAAGAAGAGAAAGACACTGGAGGAATTCAAAAAACCATTCAAACCGCTTAAAGATCAGAACGGAGTGCTTGTTGCAATCAACGGTAGAATTGCAGGATTTGAACTTGTATCAAGAAGTTCAGCCTACAGGAAACTCCATGATAAGATCATAAAGAGCTATGCAATCGAGGCCATGCTCCATGATGATGTAAAATACGACCCTGTGGACCCCGATGGCTTCATTGAGAGGATCATGAACGCAGAAGAACACCGTTACCCATCCCCCGGCTACGGGATAGACCACAGGTACACTGCAGAGGGTCTTGTGGGCTCGACCCTGACACATGCAGGTGAGGTCATACACTCTGTGTTCTTCAACCTCCAGGAGGATAGCGGGGGTATCAGAGGTTACAGGGAGAGGGCTGAGACCATGAGGAGAAACAGCCACCACGTTTAACTCCAATCACCTCTTTTATTATCAGTGAATAGTAAAAAATCCCCGCCAAATAACCTGAAAACCCCATCAACTTCTTTTATTATCAGCAAAGGCATTTAATCGGACCATATGAATAAACATATTTAAAATTTGTTTTAAAATAATTAAAGTTAATTTTAAATATCGCCTCCCTTAAAGTAAACCTGAATAAAATTAAAGGGAGGTGAAAATATTAAAAGATTCATCACAGTAATGGCAGTAATACTCGCAGTTACACTGACAGGGACAGCCAGCGCAGCGGAGGTTTCAGGACATATAAAGGAGATCTACAATGAAACATCAGGAGGATACACCACACTCCAGGATGCACTGCCGGTGAAGAATGCAAGCATCACCGTGATATACAATGGTTCGGTTATCAATGAAACACGAACAGCGGCAGACGGATCCTACAGGGTTACATTCAGTGACACATTCCCTGTTGAGGTGAGGATAAGCTACCACACCTACCGGCCGGTAACATACACCGTGACCTCAAGCCAAACACTGAACCACACATTCATGCCGGATATAGCCATCATAAGCTCAGTCCCTGAGAAGGGACGCATACTGAAGTCAATGGGTAACAGGAGGATAATCTACCATGACATGTGGGACCCATCCTCAGCGACCAGTGACTGGATTATGGAGCACGTGAACTTCGCCTACCTGGACATGGCAATGCCCGGGACAGGCTGGGGCGACTCCTGGTATCCATACCTCCTGAGGAGTCCCGCGAACCAGAGAAACATGATAGCAGCTGCCTTCGGTTACCCAACAGACACAGACACTGACCCCTACGGTGGAACAGGTCTGAACCTCCTCGGCGGAACACCAGGAAATGACACACCGGACACAGTGGAGAATACCTACATTGCAAGCTACTACGCCCTTGCATCAGGAGGGGCAGCCAGGGAGAACCTGGAGAACATGATAAAGTACATCCAGTACCTCCTCGGTGAGACCACCTTCAACCCGGTTGAGAACAATCAGGGGCCGGTCATGGCAGCCCCTGACTGGGGACTCTACCACCCTGACCTTGGAGTCATGAGTGTGGTTGCAGAAAGATCCAGAATAAAGGCCTGGATAGAGGGCAACCCTGGTCTCATACCACCATATGACAGCCTCAGATGGATAGACCAGAACTTCTCGGCATGGGCGGAAGACCAGAGGGCAGATATCTACAGACAGTTCGAGAACTGGTACACAGCAAACAAAAACATGACAGGACCATTCATCGTCGTTGTAAGCTACAATCCATCACCGACCGTGGACGCAATAATACGCCAGGCAGAGAAACAGGGAAGGGCCATATTCAACCTCTAC
This window contains:
- a CDS encoding cobaltochelatase subunit CobN, giving the protein MTGREYITLMLFLVILALTAPVSAANSTDGGNQSDIHFLVITWPTEAGQLVQPMHEISSRYPEVKFKARSTTQVSENVSEIPELVEWAHVIYLSNIQPGIVTDTLVNLKSQGKLDGKVIASYPSPYFSIPVVRLSNFAGVRFVNANGTALTDMEIQQIFSSISYPPMGKTSMQMVDMLKAQYPAMADYLEVKKYYVPDTASPENRARMLEYILAKSFPGRFNCTAPTTVPQFGLYRNGRLYSNFTEYASLYLRPGRRTVGITAWSALTFERGDLRHIDAMIEALEVQGLNVLPLISQSNMGNGMYEFAGIRSYFIDQATNMSRVDAIISLTWLVGGETSKAMVNSLINTHGILLVPAFIYGSDVNTWEIETSGLGINTNVIALKETQGQIMPVVMGATCRVTDTLTGIAVDLTEPITERVERLASRIAAWSRLRVLANSDKRVALIYYNYPPGKQGIAGADSLNGPESIMEILRILNASGYRVDVPAGTGALLDLMLSGGINVGTWAPGELEKLAEHAVLYPVNEFMDWYRNLPEVTRLQMEQGPMGYMEAICRKVYNLNPARVTADLRATSARILSEWYRELRSTLESMNITQKQNALRYLDEAHAALQSILNHENRWADFQRAKTSFLNLRIPGLCGWGAPPGNVMTVTRNGTRYFVLPVIKLGNIYLAAQPQRGYENADFLYHSTVIPPHYQYLAFYSYLQGRADAAVYLGRHGTYEWLPGKDAGLSGADFPEICTGNIPSIYLYTMDGVGEALHAKRRGLAVIISHLVQPLAATVLDDDMMALKTLTERYMQERNSALIPQMVELASRLHLESVVNFSESPEKLAEGIHDYIIHLQSSITPLGLHVFGRDWTPEMVRALVLSMASRITAVPAGGNRFITPEEALRNITGAVDLIIETVRSGGNVTEALRERCGRVLSAFEEAAAVKVASFAASIIESPARERSMLLRALNGLYIPPSLGNDPIRTPEALPTGGNLYGLDPQKLPYWDAYLKALDLVRDALAAYNGTPEELGVVLWATETQRDNGATIAFIMRLLGVEPVYAQQAQRSGNVLGVRAVPLSELGRPRIDVLITISGILRETFPQCAVLIDRSVRVALAASYTTLAGEISRKPEPMRSRLREALDAALETVRVAGLFVPGDDPLEMNFIALHWLSDTEALLSKNFGASEAGRMAVSRIFGPPPGEWGSSGVRTGAQLSDTWSDRLELGDAFISDMKYSYREDDWGSINTEIFTRRLRDIDGVYHSRSDTKHGVLDLDHNYEFLGGFSLAVERVKGRRPELFILNQVNPAKPGIDTLSEFILRDLHSKFFNREWISAMMREGYAGASYISGNFFENLWGWKVTVPDAVTDSMWNEAVNIYIRDRYGLGVREWLSTGKNAYALISITGTLLNAARRGYWNADRETLRMLADIYVRTTSEYGVACCHHTCGNIQLNSWILKLSSLNSAELRTFLEKFRYATGAAIQVEGDPAPDVTPGRPGGSENPSTPGGSEGHISPGRSVSAVSEEASAKSQNTPSETGKESGKAYEVAASSNSNSGSTETPLYAILGIVSIVALLGAGYLKGTGR
- a CDS encoding DUF6569 family protein; amino-acid sequence: MNEIVKSCLDSLEFLKPQVSGQMEVIPVRAPEGSQNYLTLRDAMSKDLISIGEVDEYGSVPTVLAVNRADEPVLIIDGEELEGAKQNRVANVTVLLPEKSETMIPVSCVEQGRWSYTSKEFRDPERVAALNVRVTKTRTVTENLENIGRSAEIDDAPEDEHVIRDTFEDIREINIRNQEELLQAYCSRQSSVWDEVNRLHRRAGSTSKTGAMADAYRKKRKTLEEFKKPFKPLKDQNGVLVAINGRIAGFELVSRSSAYRKLHDKIIKSYAIEAMLHDDVKYDPVDPDGFIERIMNAEEHRYPSPGYGIDHRYTAEGLVGSTLTHAGEVIHSVFFNLQEDSGGIRGYRERAETMRRNSHHV